GGGGGAGCGACAGGGGATAGATTTCCCCTGCCACACTGCGGACGTACTCCATGGCCCCGGCCTCCCCTCCCCCCCCGCGGCTGGTGCACGTCATCACCGGCCTGAATCCCGGCGGCGCAGAAGCCATGTGCGTGGCCCTGGCCGTGCGGCTGGCCCGGCATGCGCACCTGCCTTGGGAGCAGGGCGTCATCTCCCTGATGCCCGAAGGCCCCCTGGCGGCCCCCCTGCATGCGGCCGGCATCCCCGTGATTTTTTGCGGCCTGCGCCGCCCCCTGCAGGCCCCGCTGGCCCTGTGGCGGCTGGCGGAGGCGCTGCGTTTTTTCCAACCCCACGTGATCCAGAGCTGGATGTACCACGCCGATCTGCTGACCGGGCTGGCCCTGCGACTGCCCGGCATCGCAGCCCACCCGGCGTTGGTCTGGGGCCTGCACAACGGCTCCCTGGACCCCGCCGTACTGCCGCGCGCCACGCGCTGGATCGTCCGCATCCTGGCGCGTGCCTCGGCCTGGATGCCCGATGCCGTGGTCAGCTGTGCAGAAGCGGCCCGAACCGTCCACCAGGACGCCGGCTACCGGCCGCGGCGCTGGGAAGTCATCCCCAACGGCATTGATACCGACCGCTTCCGTCCCGATCCCGCCCTGCGGCTCGCCGCCCGTCGCGCCTGGAACCTGCCGGAAGACGTTCCGGTGCTGGGGCTGGCGGCGCGTGATCATCCCGTCAAGGATCTTCCCACCTTTGCCCGCGCCGTGGCCACGCTGGCCCAACAGGTGCCGGCCCTGCGCTGCGTGTGCTGCGGGCAGGGGCTGGATGCAGAAAACACGCGTGTTGTCAGCATGCTGCGGGAAGCCGGCATCCTGGAACGGTGCGTCTTGCTGGGGCTGGAGCGAGACATGCCGCGCTTCTGGAACGGGGTGGATGTGGCCATCTCCAGCTCCCGGGGGGAGGCGCTGCCCCTGGGTCTGGCCGAAGCCATGGCCTGCGGCGTGCCCGTGGCAGCCACCGATGTGGGGGATACCGCCCAACTACTGGGCGAATGCGGTCGTCTGGCGCCTCCTGGCGACGCCGCCGCCCTGGCCCGGGCTGCGCGCTGGGTATTGGAGCATGCCGCCAGCCTGCGCACGCCGGCCCGGGCACGCATCCTGGCGCGGTTTTCCCTGGCGGCCTGCGTGGAGCGCTATGCGGCCCTGTATGCGGCCCTGTCGGGACGCTCCCCCTGACGTGTTTCAGGCCTCCAGGCCTTGCAGGGTGCGGGGAAACGCGGTAGGAAGCAAGATCACTATACAAAACGCTTCAGAAGGAGCGAGCATGGCTGATCCCAAGGAATTCACTCTGTTTAGTGGCGGCGCAGCAGGTGCGGAAGCATGCTTTGGCGAACTGGCCGCGCAGTACGGCCTTGCCGAAGTCAACTTCACCTTCGACGGGCACCAACTCGCCCGGGCCCACGGCGCGCGCATGCTCACCCCCGAGGAATTGGCCCGCAAGGATGTGAGCCTGGCCTACGTCTCCAAACTGCTCAACCGCCGTTTCACCAATGCCCCGCTCATGCGCAAGGTGTTGCAGACCATCATGCACATGGTGGAAAGCGGCCACGAGATTTTCGTGGTGGGGACCATTCAGGAAGACAACACCGTCAAAGGCGGCACGGGCTGGGGGGCGGAATTCGCCAAAATCTGCAACAAGCCGCTCTACGTGTACGGCCAGGGCCGCGACTGCTGGTTCAAGTGGGACGGCGACGGCTGGCAGGAAGTGCAGGCGCCCGTCATCACCGCGCAGCACTTCTGCGGCACAGGCACCCGCTTTCTGGAAGAACAGGGCCGCAAAGCCATCGAGGACCTGTTCATCCGCTCGTTCACATAGCGCTTTTTTTCTTTGAAAAGATTTCTTGAGGGACACCCTTTCCAAAGACGTTGTCTTGTGATTCAAGGCCACTATCAAATCTTTGGAAGGGGAGCGCGAGAGAGGGGAGAACCTTTTGCAAAAAGGTTTCCCCTCTCGTAGTGTCCTTTTTCAAGAGTGAAATGCGCTAGTCCCTCTCTCGCAATTCCAGGCGCTCCACCACGGCCTGGGCCGCTTCCTGGGTGAACTGCTCGGGGGAAAGGGCCTGCTTGCGCGCGGCGTCGATCACCAGCTCGGGCAGATTCTGCAACGCCTTGCGCGGGAAAATCCGATAGTCCCCGGGGAAGGAGTCCTCAAAGTACATCCGCTGAAAATCGATGAACTTGAGGGCATGGGCCGTGGCATCCAGGATGGCCAGTTCCCCGTCCTCCAGAATGCCCCGGGCCTTGGCCTCGATGAGCCCGGCCAGGCATTCCCCGCCCTGAGTGCAGACGATGTGCCCATGGCGATTGGCCCGCAGCATGCCTTCGATGATGCCCTGCTCCGTGACCTGCACCACCTGGAAGCTGCCGCTGCCGGCCGCCTTCTCGTACTGCTCCTGAAAATATTTGACACGCGGAAAGGACACGGGATTGCCGATCATGGCCGCCTGGGCCACGCTGGGCTGCACCGACACGGCCTTGTATTCCCGCGCTTCGGGAGCCTGGGCATAGTATTTATACACAGGATCCGCATGGTGTGACTGCACGCCCACAATGCGCGGCAGGTGTTCGATCATGCCCAGCCGATGCATTTTGAGGAACCCGGCCATCACCGCCGTGATGTTCCCGGCATTGCCAATGGGCACAAAGACTGCGGTATTGGCCATGTTCCAATCCCGCCACTGTGCCACTTCAAAGGCATAGCTTTCCTGTCCCAGAATGCGCCAGGCGTTTTTGGAGTTCAGCAAGGCCACGCGGTAGCGCTCTGCCAGATGCTCCACCACCTTCATGCAGTCGTCGAAGACGCCGGGAATCTCCAGCACAATGGCCCCGCTGCCCAGGGGCTGGGCAATCTGCTGCGGCGTGACCTTGCCCTGCGGCAACAGCACCACACTCTTAAGCGGCTCGCCCACATACGCGGCGTACAGGGCAGCGGCGGCGGAGGTGTCGCCGGTGGAGGCGCAGATGGTCAGCACCTCGTCCCAATTATTGATGCGCACCAGATGCTTGAGCACGCTGAAGGCGCAGGCCATGCCGCGATCCTTGAAGGAGGCGCTGGGGTTCTGCCCGTCGTGCTTGAAGGCCAGGGGTTGCCCCACCAGGGCGGTGAGCTCGGCGTTGGCCGGGACCACCGGGGTGATGCCCTCGCCCAGGCAGACGATGTCTCCTTCCTCCAGGATGGGGGCCATGAGTTCGTAATATCTGAAAATACCACGCAATTCAGGACGCTTGGTGGCGGCGCGGGCATCGAACAGATCGCGCCAATCCTGCCCGGGCGTCTCCTGCAGGGAGTCGAAGGTGGTGTCTTCCAGAATGAAGACATTGCTGCAAGCCGGGCAGGTATACAGCAACTCGTCCACGCCGTAGACGTTGCCGCAACCCAGGCAACGGTACTGCATCCGGCCGCGGTATGCCGGAAACATATAGAAATCGCTGGAGAAATACATGGGTGATCCCGTCTGGCAAAGGGTGGAAACGCAGGGCAGAACCAGTGCTCGGTTGTACCCGCGCCCGGAAAATGTCGCAAGCGGCAAAAAAAGAGCACTTTCTGATTGACACCCGAGGCCGAACTCCGTAAACACGTCTTTCTGCACGGGGCTGTAGCTCAGTTGGGAGAGCGCTTGAATGGCATTCAAGAGGTCGTGGGTTCGATTCCCTCCAGCTCCACCAAATTTCCTAAGGGTTTCGGTTAATTACCGGGACCCTTTTTTCTTGCCCCAGGGCGGGCTTTCGCCGTGTGCCTGCGCTGTGTCCGCCAGGACAGTGGGCGCCTCAATGCTCGAATCTGGCTTTCTTCGTCTGACTTTTCAGGATTTTTCCTGTGATAGCAGGGCATTAGCGCCGGCCTTATTTCCTGGTGCTCGCCATGGCGTTGCCCCCTCGCATTGTGTGTATGCTCTCCACATGACCAGCCGGGAAATAATCAAGCTCCTCAAGGCCCATGGCTGGGTGCATGTCCGGACGGTGGGCGACCATTTCCAGTTCAAGCACCCCGGCACGGCCACGCCCCCCGCGCTGCCACGGTGACGCATCCGCGCAAGGATTTCCCCATCGGCACCCTGAAGCGCATTGAGAAAGACACCGGGCTCAAGCTCCGGTAGCAGGCAGCGAGGCCGCCCCATGCACACCTACTTTGCCGCCATTCACAAGGACGAGGACAGCGATTTCGGCGTGTCCTTTCCCGACGTCGCCGGCTGCTATACTGCCGGCTCCACCCTGGCCGAGGCCGAAGCCATGGCCCGCGAAGCCCTGGCCGCGCACCTGGAGTTTCTGAAGGACGAAGGCAGGCCCCTGCCCGAATGCCGGCCGTATCTGGAGGTGCTGGACGAGGTCAGGGAAGACGCCGGCTTCGTGGCCCTGCTCCTGGTGGTGGTCCCGGAAAAGGTGAAGCGCGTGCGCCTGAACGTCAGCTTCACGGAAGCCGATCTGGACATCATCGACCGCGCCGCCGAAGAACGCCATTTGGACCGCTCCGCTTTTTTGGCTATGGCGGCCAAGAAGGTTGCGTCTGGGGCGTGTGAGGTGTTGTAATTGACAATTGACAAATGTCATTGCGCTAATAATCTTTAATAAAGGACAAATTAAGCAATGGCTTTCAAAACTACTTCAAGAAATCGGCAAAAAAGAACCGTTAGCCAATCGATGTACAATACCAATGCCGAGCGACTAGATTTTTCATTGCCCAATATCATTATTTCGCAACACATTTATGGTATAATTATCGAGTGCAACAAGTGCCAAGCATTATACGAGGTTTCAATTGAAAAAATAATTGAAGAGTTTGGCCAAAATGCACCTTTCAAGAAAGCATTTTATTATCACAAAAAAACATATGAGTGCAAATGCAATAAAACACCAAGACATTTAATCAACGCATATGATAAATTTAATATAAGAATTATAAGAAAATAAGAATTTCATTTTGGAGCCATCCGCAAACAATACCGGCCTTATTTGACGCAATGCTTGCAGCCGCAAATTCCGCCAGCCCCATATTAATGTATCTCCCATGGAGCCACAAAGGCCCTTGACCCTCCTCCTATCAAAGCCTATTAAAAACTATGTACCGCATCGCATGGACCAGGAAAGCGCAGAAGCAGTTGCTCGCCATTGCCCATGCGCACCGCAAGCCCATTGTTGATGCGGTGGAGGGGTTGGCGCAGTGGCCGGGTTGCCAGAATGTGCGCAACCTCGTGAACAGGGACGGCTACCGCCTGCGTGTGGGGCGATATCGCGTGCTGTTCACAGTCCACGAAGGCGAATGCCACATTATCCAGGTCGAAGAGGTCAAGAAACGCGATGAACGCACGTACTGAGCATCAAATTCTGCTCGGCCCCGATGGAACGCCCATGTTCGCCGTCATCCCCTACGCCGACTATGAAGAGCATTTCGAGGGCCGGCCGGATGAAGACGTGCTGTTGCCGCATGAGGTCGTGAAACTCAACGCCCTGGAGGGCAAGAGCCTGATTTGCGCCTGGCGCGAGCACCTGGGCCTGACGCAACGCGAAGTGGCCGAGCGCATGGGCATCAAACAGCCCTCCTACGCCGCCATGGAAGCCCCCGACGCCCGCCCCCGCGTGGCCACGCTGAAGAAAATCGCCGCAGCCATGGGCGTGGAATGGGAACAGCTGCGGGCATAACCCCGCATCTGATTTGAGGCGGCGCAAACGCAAAAACGGATTCAACGGCCATCCCTAGAGCATTTTAATTTTGAAAAAGGACATTGCGAGAGGGGAAACCNAAGGTTTTCCCCCGAGAACTCCTTTCAAAGATAACTTGCTCTAAAAGGACAGACGGGGGGAGTGGCCGCGTCATAGTATTTCGATGCGCCGGGCTGCCCTCCCCCCTGGAACTGTGCCATGCACCAGGAAGAGAACAGGAGGCCGTTGTTGCGCGTGGGGGGAGAACAGTTCATATAGACAATCGGGCTGATCAGCAGGTAAGAGAGGAGCCATCTCCCCGGGGGGGGCACAATGGAAAAACCTCAGGCCCGTGTCTGGCTTGCGGCCGCCTTGCTCGCCGCCTGTTTCGGCATTGCCATTTGCTTCTGCGCCGCAGCGTTTGCCGCCGGGCAGCGCGCCCTATTCATCAGCTCGTATCACCCAGGGTTTCCGACCTTTTTTCAACAAACCGCGGGATTGAAAAGCGTCCTGGATCCGGCCGGCGTGCGGCTGGATGTGGAATTCATGGACTGCAAGCGATTCCTTTACGAGCATACGTATTCAGATTTTCAGGCGATGCTGCAGAAAAAGCTGCACGTGCTGCCACCGTACCAGATTGTCATTGTAGCCGATGACGATGCCTTACACTTTGCCCGTGCGGCCCGCGAGCATCTGTTTCCCGGCGTGCCGCTGGTGTTCTTCGGGGTGAACAATCAGCCCCTGGCGCGTTCCCTCAGTGGCGATAATCAGACAACCGGCGTCATCGAGGCCGTTTCCATGCGGGAAACCCTGGATGCCCTGTGGCGGATGCGGCCCAGGGCACGACGGGTGGTCGCCCTCACGGACGCCACACCGAGCGGCCAGGGCGATCTGCAAACCTACCTCGCGCTCCGGCCCGACTATCCGGCCAGGGAGCTGGCCGTGCTCTCCCTGCAGGAGGTGTCCTGGGACCAGGCAGCCCAGACGCTGGAATCGCTTTCCGCCACGGATGACGCCGTGCTCCTGCTTTCGGCGTACCGGGACAAGGACAACGCCACCAGGGAATTCAACGAATCCCTCGAATGGATCCTGGCCCATGCAGCGGTGCCGGTCTTTCATCTTTGGTATCATGGGATGGGCCAGGGCATCGTCGGCGGCAAGCTCATCTCGCATTTCGATCAGGGCAAAATTGCCGGCGAGATGGTCCTGGACATTCTGTCCGGCCGTTCTCCCAAGGATATTCCAGTGGTTGAGGGCGATCTGGCGAATGTCCATTATTTCGACCAGCATGCCCTGGACCGGTTCACGATCGAGGCGGCAGCGCTCCCGGCCAACGCCATCATTATCAACAAAAAAATTAGCGTATTAGACAAGTATGGGACAGAACTCCTGCTACTGTGCGGCGCCGTGGCGGTGCTGGGTGGATGCGTTGTCGGGCTGTTGTTCCTTTCCCGGCGGTATCGCCGGGCGGAACATCGGGCCAGGGCCGGGGAGGCAGAAAGCAGGCAGACCGAGTTGGCCTTGCGCCAAAGTGAAAACACGTTGAAGAGCATCTTCCGGGCCGCACCGGTGGGCGTGGGGCTGGTGGTAAACAGAACCTTTGCCAGGATGAATGAAAAGCTCTTTGCGATGACAGGGTTTTCGGAACAGGAGCTGCTGGGCCGCAATGCCAGAATGCTCTATCCGGACGAGGACGAATACGAATTTGTGGGCCGGGAAAAGTACCGCCAGATATCCGAATACGGCACCGGCACGGTGGAGACCCGCTGGCAGCGCAAGGATGGGAGGATCATCGACGTGCTGCTGAGCTCCACCCCCCTGGACCAGGAGAATTGGTCCAACGGCGTCATTTTCACTGCCTTGGATATCAGCAAACGCAAGGCCGCCGAAGGTGCGCTGCGGCAGGCGCAACAGGAGTTTCAAAGCATCTTCGAAAACTCCCAGGTGGGCATCCTGCTGCTCCGGGGTGGTCGAAATATTGCCCTGGCCAACCAGCGCCTTGCCGATATCCTGGGCTACGAATCCCCCGGGGAGCTGGCCGGGACCGGTGTTCGCGCACTGCACCTGGATGAGGCGCATTTTCTGGAATTCGGCGAGCAGTATTACAAGCCGCTGGCCTGGGGCAGGCAGACACAGGTGGAGTACCAGCTCCGGAAAAAAGACGGGACGGCAATCTGGTGCATTATTTCCGGAACAGCCCTGGACCCTTCGGACCTGGAGAAAGGGGTCATCTGGGTGATGGACGATCTGACCCGCCGGAAAACCCTGGAGGCCCAGCTCACCGCCACCAAGGAGGCCGCCGAGGCCGCCAACCTGGCCAAAAGCGAATTTCTGGCCAACATGAGTCACGAAATCCGCACCCCGCTCAATGGCATCATGGGCATGCTGCAGCTCCTGCAACTGACGGCCGTTGATGCCGAGCAGGTGGAATACATAACAACCGCCGTGCAGTCTTCCCGGCGCCTCACCCGGCTGCTGTCGGATATCCTCGACCTCTCCCGCGTGGAGGCCGGCAAGATGGATATCGCCATGCAGCCTTTTGACTTCACGGACGCCATGGAAGCCGTTCTCCAGCTTTTTGCCCCCGCAGCCACGCAAAAGCACCTGCAACTATGCATGCATATTCACCCCGCCATTCCACCCCGGCTGCTGGGCGACGCCGCCCGACTGCAGCAGGTGCTCAGCAACCTGATTGGCAACGCCATCAAGTTCACCAATACCGGGTCTGTTGCAGTTGACGCCTACCCGCTACCAGTCAGACACGCCGAGGAGTACCGGGTGCTTTTTTCAGTGACGGACACGGGCATCGGCATCCCCGAGGACAAACTGGCCCTGCTGTTCAAGCCCTTCACCCAGGTCAGCCAGGGGTATACACGCGAGTTTCAGGGAGCTGGGCTCGGCCTGTCGATCTGCAAGCGGCTTGTCGATCTCATGGGCGGTAACATCGCCATCGAAAGCGAACCCGGCGTGGGCACCTCGTTTTATTTCTGCGTCACATTCGGCGCGGCCTCGTGCCCCATCGGGACGGATCCTGCGCCGCTGCAAAAGACCACCCCAAGGAGTTCAATCCTCCTGGTGGAGGATGATCCCACCAACCGCTATACCATCCAGCGGCTGACAGAACGGTTGGGGTACATCGTACAGGCGGTTGCCGACGGCCGGCAGGCCCTGGACTTCCTGAAAACAAGCCCGGTTGACCTCATCCTGATGGATATCCAGATGCCCGTCATGGACGGCGTGGAGGCCACCCGGCGCATCAGGGCCGGAGAGGCCGGCCAGGACAAGGCCGGCGTCCCGATCATTGCCCTCACGGCCTACGCCATGACAGGCGACAAGGAACGGTTTTTAGACGCAGGCATGGACGGCTATCTGGCCAAACCCGTGGAGCTGGAGACGCTGCAGGAGGCAATAGCCCAACGCGCCATACGCCATGACCCTGGAGGCGAATAACCGCAGCAGCGGGGCATCCCTCGGGGATGAGGAATCCCCGACCATCATGCGCCAGGGGCGGGGGGCGTATTTCGATCCAGCCATCCTGGCAGAAAGGCGCCACATGACGCGCCACAACGAAAAAGGCAGCGAGACTTGCGTCTCACTGCCTGAAATTCTGGTGGGCCGTGATGGGTTCGAACCATCGACTCTCTGATTAAAAGTCAGATACTCTACCACTGAGTTAACGGCCCAAGCGAAAGAACGGTCTTATAGCCTTCCGCCAGCCGGCTGTCAAGCTGCAAAACGACTATTTCTGAAAATCACTGGCCTGCTCCGACGCCAGCCACTGCAAAATTTGGCGGACCGCGGGATTCTCCGCCTCCTGCCGGTCCAGCAGGCCGGCATAACGGGCGCAGGACTGCCGCACATGCGCACTCTGCAACAGCGACTGCATCCGCTCAGCCACCACCTCCTCGGTGAACAGTCCCGGCGCGACAATCTTTCCCACGCCCAGGCGCTGCAGCCGTGTGGCGTTGTCCGGTTGATCATACGTGAAGGGCACCAGCAGTTGCGGCACACCTGCCCGCAAGGCATCCGCGCAGGTTCCCACACCTGCGTGATGCACCACCAACGCCGCATGCCGGAACAGATACGGGAAGGGCTCGAATGTCGCATGAAAGATGAAGTCCGGCAATCGGGCTGGAATATCCGCCGCATTGCGAGTCACAAACACGCCGCGTTTGTTCAGTCGCAACAACACGGCGGCTGCAGTGGCAAACAGGCTGGCATTGTGCTG
This sequence is a window from Megalodesulfovibrio gigas DSM 1382 = ATCC 19364. Protein-coding genes within it:
- a CDS encoding type II toxin-antitoxin system RelE family toxin, whose protein sequence is MYRIAWTRKAQKQLLAIAHAHRKPIVDAVEGLAQWPGCQNVRNLVNRDGYRLRVGRYRVLFTVHEGECHIIQVEEVKKRDERTY
- a CDS encoding type II toxin-antitoxin system HicB family antitoxin, encoding MHTYFAAIHKDEDSDFGVSFPDVAGCYTAGSTLAEAEAMAREALAAHLEFLKDEGRPLPECRPYLEVLDEVREDAGFVALLLVVVPEKVKRVRLNVSFTEADLDIIDRAAEERHLDRSAFLAMAAKKVASGACEVL
- the thrC gene encoding threonine synthase encodes the protein MYFSSDFYMFPAYRGRMQYRCLGCGNVYGVDELLYTCPACSNVFILEDTTFDSLQETPGQDWRDLFDARAATKRPELRGIFRYYELMAPILEEGDIVCLGEGITPVVPANAELTALVGQPLAFKHDGQNPSASFKDRGMACAFSVLKHLVRINNWDEVLTICASTGDTSAAAALYAAYVGEPLKSVVLLPQGKVTPQQIAQPLGSGAIVLEIPGVFDDCMKVVEHLAERYRVALLNSKNAWRILGQESYAFEVAQWRDWNMANTAVFVPIGNAGNITAVMAGFLKMHRLGMIEHLPRIVGVQSHHADPVYKYYAQAPEAREYKAVSVQPSVAQAAMIGNPVSFPRVKYFQEQYEKAAGSGSFQVVQVTEQGIIEGMLRANRHGHIVCTQGGECLAGLIEAKARGILEDGELAILDATAHALKFIDFQRMYFEDSFPGDYRIFPRKALQNLPELVIDAARKQALSPEQFTQEAAQAVVERLELRERD
- a CDS encoding glycosyltransferase is translated as MAPASPPPPRLVHVITGLNPGGAEAMCVALAVRLARHAHLPWEQGVISLMPEGPLAAPLHAAGIPVIFCGLRRPLQAPLALWRLAEALRFFQPHVIQSWMYHADLLTGLALRLPGIAAHPALVWGLHNGSLDPAVLPRATRWIVRILARASAWMPDAVVSCAEAARTVHQDAGYRPRRWEVIPNGIDTDRFRPDPALRLAARRAWNLPEDVPVLGLAARDHPVKDLPTFARAVATLAQQVPALRCVCCGQGLDAENTRVVSMLREAGILERCVLLGLERDMPRFWNGVDVAISSSRGEALPLGLAEAMACGVPVAATDVGDTAQLLGECGRLAPPGDAAALARAARWVLEHAASLRTPARARILARFSLAACVERYAALYAALSGRSP
- a CDS encoding type II toxin-antitoxin system HicA family toxin, whose translation is MTSREIIKLLKAHGWVHVRTVGDHFQFKHPGTATPPALPR
- a CDS encoding helix-turn-helix domain-containing protein is translated as MNARTEHQILLGPDGTPMFAVIPYADYEEHFEGRPDEDVLLPHEVVKLNALEGKSLICAWREHLGLTQREVAERMGIKQPSYAAMEAPDARPRVATLKKIAAAMGVEWEQLRA
- a CDS encoding PAS domain S-box protein is translated as MEKPQARVWLAAALLAACFGIAICFCAAAFAAGQRALFISSYHPGFPTFFQQTAGLKSVLDPAGVRLDVEFMDCKRFLYEHTYSDFQAMLQKKLHVLPPYQIVIVADDDALHFARAAREHLFPGVPLVFFGVNNQPLARSLSGDNQTTGVIEAVSMRETLDALWRMRPRARRVVALTDATPSGQGDLQTYLALRPDYPARELAVLSLQEVSWDQAAQTLESLSATDDAVLLLSAYRDKDNATREFNESLEWILAHAAVPVFHLWYHGMGQGIVGGKLISHFDQGKIAGEMVLDILSGRSPKDIPVVEGDLANVHYFDQHALDRFTIEAAALPANAIIINKKISVLDKYGTELLLLCGAVAVLGGCVVGLLFLSRRYRRAEHRARAGEAESRQTELALRQSENTLKSIFRAAPVGVGLVVNRTFARMNEKLFAMTGFSEQELLGRNARMLYPDEDEYEFVGREKYRQISEYGTGTVETRWQRKDGRIIDVLLSSTPLDQENWSNGVIFTALDISKRKAAEGALRQAQQEFQSIFENSQVGILLLRGGRNIALANQRLADILGYESPGELAGTGVRALHLDEAHFLEFGEQYYKPLAWGRQTQVEYQLRKKDGTAIWCIISGTALDPSDLEKGVIWVMDDLTRRKTLEAQLTATKEAAEAANLAKSEFLANMSHEIRTPLNGIMGMLQLLQLTAVDAEQVEYITTAVQSSRRLTRLLSDILDLSRVEAGKMDIAMQPFDFTDAMEAVLQLFAPAATQKHLQLCMHIHPAIPPRLLGDAARLQQVLSNLIGNAIKFTNTGSVAVDAYPLPVRHAEEYRVLFSVTDTGIGIPEDKLALLFKPFTQVSQGYTREFQGAGLGLSICKRLVDLMGGNIAIESEPGVGTSFYFCVTFGAASCPIGTDPAPLQKTTPRSSILLVEDDPTNRYTIQRLTERLGYIVQAVADGRQALDFLKTSPVDLILMDIQMPVMDGVEATRRIRAGEAGQDKAGVPIIALTAYAMTGDKERFLDAGMDGYLAKPVELETLQEAIAQRAIRHDPGGE